The Ovis canadensis isolate MfBH-ARS-UI-01 breed Bighorn chromosome 13, ARS-UI_OviCan_v2, whole genome shotgun sequence genome includes a region encoding these proteins:
- the MOCS3 gene encoding adenylyltransferase and sulfurtransferase MOCS3, producing MPFTTGSGKRPGMAAREEVLALQAEVAQREEELSSLKQRLAAALSAGQESARSVPVSPLPPRAALSREEIRRYSRQLVLPELGMQGQLRLAATAVLVVGCGGLGCPLAQYLAAAGVGRLGLVDYDVVEASNLARQVLHGEALAGQAKVFSAAAALRRLNSAVECVPYAQALTPATALDLVRRYDVVADCSDNAPTRYLVSDACVLAGRPLVSASALRFEGQLTVYHYGGGPCYRCVFPRPPPAETVTSCADGGVLGVVTGVLGCLQALEVLKTAAGLGPSYSGRLLLFDALRGDFRCIRLRRRRPDCAACGERPTVTDLQDYESFCGSSATDKCRSLRLLSPEERISVMDYKRVLDSGSPHLLLDVRPQVEVDICRLPHALHIPLKRLERRDAESLKVLGEAIREGKQGAQEGASVPIYVICKLGNDSQKAVKILQSWADVDSVKDVVGGLMAWAAKIDGTFPQY from the coding sequence ATGCCTTTCACGACGGGTTCCGGAAAGAGGCCCGGCATGGCGGCCAGGGAGGAGGTTCTGGCCCTACAGGCCGAAGTCGCGCAGCGTGAGGAGGAGCTGAGTTCGCTGAAGCAGAGGCTCGCGGCGGCCCTTTCGGCGGGGCAGGAGTCAGCGCGCTCGGTTCCGGTGTCGCCCCTGCCTCCCAGGGCCGCCCTGTCCCGAGAAGAGATCCGGCGCTACAGCCGGCAGCTCGTGCTGCCGGAGCTCGGCATGCAGGGGCAGCTGCGCCTGGCGGCCACGGCCGTACTCGTAGTAGGCTGCGGGGGGCTCGGCTGCCCGCTGGCGCAGTACCTGGCCGCAGCCGGCGTCGGCCGCCTGGGCCTCGTGGACTACGACGTGGTCGAAGCGAGCAACCTGGCCCGCCAGGTGCTGCACGGCGAGGCCCTGGCCGGCCAGGCCAAGGTCTTTTCGGCGGCCGCCGCCCTGCGCCGCCTCAATTCGGCGGTGGAGTGCGTGCCCTACGCCCAGGCGCTGACGCCGGCCACGGCGCTGGACCTCGTCCGCCGCTACGACGTGGTGGCGGACTGCTCCGACAACGCGCCCACCCGCTACCTGGTGAGCGACGCCTGTGTGCTCGCCGGCCGGCCCCTGGTGTCCGCCAGCGCCCTGCGTTTCGAGGGCCAGCTCACGGTCTACCACTACGGCGGGGGGCCTTGCTATCGCTGCGTGTTCCCCCGGCCACCCCCGGCGGAGACGGTGACCAGCTGCGCGGATGGCGGGGTGCTCGGCGTGGTTACCGGGGTCCTGGGCTGCCTGCAGGCGCTGGAAGTGCTGAAGACAGCTGCGGGCCTGGGCCCCTCTTACAGCGGTCGCCTGTTGCTCTTTGACGCCCTCCGAGGCGATTTCCGCTGTATCCGGTTGCGGAGGCGCAGGCCCGACTGTGCGGCCTGCGGGGAGCGGCCCACCGTGACCGACCTGCAGGACTACGAAAGCTTCTGCGGTTCGTCGGCCACGGATAAGTGCCGCTCCCTCCGGTTGCTGAGCCCGGAGGAGCGGATTTCGGTTATGGACTATAAGCGAGTTCTGGATTCTGGGTCACCCCACCTGTTGCTGGACGTCAGGCCTCAAGTGGAGGTGGACATCTGTCGTCTGCCTCACGCCCTGCACATCCCTTTGAAACGTTTGGAACGGAGGGATGCGGAGAGCCTGAAAGTCTTGGGAGAAGCCATCCGGGAAGGGAAGCAGGGCGCACAGGAAGGGGCGTCTGTCCCCATCTATGTGATATGCAAACTGGGCAACGACTCCCAGAAAGCCGTGAAGATCTTGCAGTCCTGGGCAGACGTGGACTCAGTTAAGGACGTTGTGGGGGGCCTCATGGCCTGGGCTGCCAAAATCGATGGAACGTTTCCGCAGTACTGA